GGGTATTGGCTGAAGGCCAAATCATAAGGGAGATAGCTATCAAGCAGGTAAGGAATATATTACTTCATATATTGAAATATGTCATCTTATGCAAATTAAGCCATACCTTCCCATTTCCACATGTAAACATGCAAATTAAATCAATCTTTCTATTCCTTCCTTGTCACCCCTTGCTGTAGAAAATGTTGATGCTCTCTAGCAATCATACCACCTACTCACAGTTGAAAATGCAGTTTCTATTAATTGTTCTTCTTAATTGTTCTTCTCTTGTTATGTTCCATTTTCAGCTTAAAATGATGACGCCATGCATAGTCCTTGCAGGTCCTGTTGGACTTGGCTTTGGATACATGAGGTATGCATGTTTCTTAGTGGTTTTTCATAGCTTGTATTATCTAACATCTAATGTCCCACTCTTCAACCCACTCAGTGCACAAGGAAATGATGTTCTCCCTTGCATTAGCCCCGCTTTGTCCAGCTCACTCGTGATTGCTAGTGTAAGTGATGACATTGAACTATTTCTCTTTCTTACCTAGGCATGCTATCCAAATTATTTCTATACAGGATCTAGTAATACTAACAAACACTTGCAGTGTCTTGTTTGTGCTCTTACCAGCAGATTGAATGGCTATTCTGCTGGTAAGTTTCTTTTATGCTTCTCAAACCTTGCTTACAAGCTCCATGTATACCTTCCTTTATGGTTCCTGTTTCTCTCTTTAGGTGCAAGCCTTCTTTCATATGCAGTTTCCATTGGATTATTTCTCCAGTGGATCATCCAGGTTTACCTTATTTTATTAGTGCTTCCCCTCCCCTTCCCGAAGCTTGTTCATGGGGCATATTGAAAAGCCTTTTGTGATATTGTTTTTGATCTATTATTTTGTGGAATGTAAAACATTATATCAGGTGATTGTTCTGAGAAGAAGATGGTCTGACATTACTCCATATGCATTAATTACCATCTTCAAAAGTGTGGATGTTTATCAGGTTCAGGCTCAAGAACTTTAGATCACGGGGTATTTATGTTCAAACATTCACTGCCACTAACTCCTCTTCTTTCTTGTAAATTCCTTGGCTCAGTTCTTCTCATTGTTACTCCCAGCAACTGTAAGTTCAGGCTTGGCCCAAATTGCATCATTTACTGATCTTTTTTTCGCATCTCTTATTCCGGGTGCTGCAGCCGGTCTCTCATGTAGGTGATTCTCCCACGTAACTTCTAGTGTGATTTTATTCATTACCTTGATGTGTATACACACGCGCACACACAATCAAGTGAAGTCACAATTCTAAGTAAAATTTCGACAGTTATCATGCGGTGAAGAATATAGGTATCACACATAAAGTCCTCCTACAATATTGCAGATGATAGAGAAATTTATCCTGTTGTTAAGAAGCAAGTTAACACAACAGAAATCCTGCTATGGTGAATGTTGGATATAGTTGAGCAGGCACATCTATTCTGATTCATTTTAGTATTATCTCTTTGTATTTATACTAACAGAAGTCTCAGTGGCTGAAAAATGTATCCTTGGatgatttttcagttttttcctCAAGCCAATATGATTTAGAGTCAGCTATGTGATTAGTACACCTGGAACTGTGTTCTCTATAGTTCATTTTCCACTGGATTTGACTTCCATATTCACAATACATTGTTGATGCTTTTCAGATGCCTATCTTTTGGTCATAGCACCACTGGGTGCTCTTTCAAGTATCATTGTACTACCTCTTGTGCCTAAGTTTTCCAAACTAGTGAAGGTAGTTATAAACTGCTTTCCTCTAAATTATTCAGCATTTTCTGTTTGTCTTTttctttccttctctttttcttctttttttttcatctaTTAATATTTGTAAATGTTTATTCCATGATAGACGTCATCATGGGAAAGCTTAGCAAACGATCTAGAAAGAGCTCTGCTGCTTTGCATGGTAGGCCATTGTCAATTCTACAACCATTTCCCTATTGAATAGAACATCTACCACATTGGCTTGATTACCACAATAAGTCTATGATCCCAAGTATACAATAATTTTAGTTGTCTCTACTgtcaaaataataaatataaacgAACAGTCTTCTATAAGAACTTAGACTTCATTAATTCAATGTAAGCAGCTTTGACCTGAAGAGTTGCATTGCCAATGTTTGAAGATGGTTAATGGCAATTTGCTTGGGAAAGGCTTGTTAAACTGGTTTCTGTTATTCAGTATGCAATTTAAGTTGTGTATCTTTAGTATTTAAGCTTTCATATCCTTGCTTCTATCATAATTCTTCAATAACTGAATGTCGTCCTggttcattttttaatattagtatGTATGTCTTCCTATGGTGCAGGTGCTTCTCTTGCCCATTTTTTCAGTTATGCGTAGCTTGGTTGAGCCAATCATCCATATCTTGTTTGAACGTTGTGCATTTGATTCTTCAGCTAGTGCTCTAGTATCCACTCTCTTCCTGGCTTGTGAGTATCAAGATGAACTTCTCCCTTAGCTTTATGACAGTATTTATATGTTGAGCATAgtcaatgtatatatatatatatatatatatagggttttgatccatgtaaaaccattcttaatacaaaaatgcagaaccaagcatacaaaagtcatttttaggtcattgcaagcttatttttacgtcattatagtaaggatgacatgaaatgatcttaacatgacctcaaacccaaagtttataatatgacctaaaactgctttacaatgaccctccgtgtttttgtttaattattgaccattggattgccAAATCTCatggttatatatatatatatatatatatatatatatagggttttgatctatgtaaaactaaatttaaatacAGCAATGCAGAACAAAGTCATACGTAgagcatttttaggtcattcttaacttatttttaggtcattctaacaaaaaatgacctaaaatgatcttattATGACATCAAAcccgaattttataatatgacctaaaactgatTAATAATGACCCTCtgtgtttttttgttaattattgaccattagatcatttaattctagggccaagatttgggctgcatttctgtatttaaacagatacttgttttgatcatgtgcgttaaaatgacaacacttTTTAAAGTGACATTGTGACATCACGTATCCAGTAATATTATGAACGCTACActgcaatctatagattgctGTCTAGCGATATTGCAGTCGGGCAAAAAATGCAGTCTACCGTATTGGAAATTGTAGCCCGAGAAAATTTGTCCTTGAGCGTTTTTATGATTGCCACATGGCAGTTGATTATTCGTCCACGTGTACAAATGATTGGCTAGGAATGGTGGTATGAGgtcactttaagaggtgttgtcattttaacacaaaccaatatatatataaaaatgcatttaaatccagaaatgcagtccaaatcttggccctaggattagatgatctaatggtcaataattaaccaaaaacacggaaggtcataattaaacaattttaggttatattataatatttgggtttaatgtcatgctaagatcattttaggtcctgctttgttagcatgacctaaacattaactaactatgacctaaaagtgccctacgtatgatattgttctgcatttctgtatttaaatctaattttgcatagatcaaaaccctatatatatatatatatatatatatgttgacTACTACTATGTTTTGTGTTCATTATTGTACATTCGTAAAAGCTTTCCTGCCATTACCAATGTAACTTTTCTGACCTAGTTTACTCCTAGATTTTCTAGCAGTTGTCATTTGATACGAAACTTATTTTTTCCTTCTAAAATGAAGATTGCCTTTTAAGGAAACGTGGAGAAATTTGAGTTTCTTCATGTCTCCATCTGCAATGTTGACTGTCTGAAAGATGGCTATTTGTTTAATCCTGGTCTATAATCCCGTGTTTGTTATTCAGCTTTTTTCAAGAAAGACTAAAGCTTCACAGTGCAACTTATAACTAGCAACACTTCATGTCAAATATTAAAAAGTTCCCCTGAAGGTTTTATCTCAGCCATCGAAATTTCTGATACAGCTATTTGAACACAGATTCTCTTGGTACACCTTTATTCATCGCTAAAGACTTGCTGGTGGCAGTTTTCTATGCCCTTGGAGATGGAAAGCGGCCTTTTCTAGTCAGCGCAGGTGCTGTTGCTTTGAATGCCGTTCTGGATTGGCTTTCAGTTTCTAGATTCAATCTTGGTGCAAAGGGACTGGTAAAGGATTTCATCTAATCTTTGAGCAACAATAACTGGTTTGTTTAAATTTAATGGTGTTTTTACCAGTCTGCATTTATGCAGGCACTGTCAACATCCTTTACAGCTGCTCTATCCGTTTTAATCTTGTTTCATCTCCTTAAGGGGAAGCTCTCCGGTATAACCCGCAACTCATTTAATATGGCACTCTAATTACACATGACTGTGGTGCAAATGTCTCAGGACTTTCAAGTTATGCTGCAATGATTTATCCTACTACACTGCTACTGATTTGCTGCATCACATCAAACATAACCACCTCTGTTGCCTACAGCCTTATGCACGTGTCAGTTGCTTCCACCTTACTTTCAAGGTCTGTTCCTTAAGTGTTGAACATTGGTTGTTCTCTAGACATATATTCGCTTCTCATCGGTTTTCAGCAACAATAGGTACAATCTGATGATGGAGCTATTCACTCTATCGATGGCTGGTGCTTTTGGACTTATTGGCTTCTTCGTTCCCGCTGTACTCCTACACCTGTGTGGATTTGAGCTGGCACGAGATTTGTATAGAATGGTGATTATGCCGCAATCTCTCACACCAATGACAAAGTCATTCTGATTCAGAGGAGACACAGGCATATTTGGGATGGGATAACCTCAGAGGCTCTGAGCTACTGCTTGTGCTAAGTTGTATCTATTGAGTTAGAGGATGGACTCAATCTCCGCGTTCTTTTTGAGGACATGTCTTCTGTCTTTGCAGGCAGAAACATTaatggagttggaaactcaccCTTTACACAGCCAATGCTGGTTAATAACTGTAATCAAAATGTAACCTTTTTTTGAAAGTGAGATAGTATAAACATTTTGTTGGACAAAGAAGATAAATCTGAGCAATAATTTGGCACAGAGGTGACGATTTGCGTGGATGACACAGGTGGCACTAGGGTTTAACTCCATAGTTGCCAAGGACTCTGGGGCTTTGCCTGATTCGTGACTTTTCAGTTTTTTATCTTTATCGTAGCAAGACTACCAATGTTCTAAGGACACCTATCGTCATGCTCTGTGAGGCAAATAGAACAAAAGTGACTACGTGGTAGCAAATTAATTgccaaaacaaatcaaaatataaatgtaAGAATACGCCGCATATCAAAAGTTGCAATCTTTGTTACTCCATAAACTCGAATGAAGAATCATCTCATTTGTATCAATGTCAATACCGCATTGATGCTTCTCGTATCTTATAGATCGAAAGAGGAGGACCGTGAATAGGGATTAGCATATACAGAACAGAAAGAGGAGGACCGTGTTTTTGTGCAGATGAATATCCATTACTTCATTCCCATGTAGCCGAGAACTTTTGAAGGATCCAACGTCCCACTGAAGTAACTTGAGGAGACGTATATCAGATCTTGTCGACCCTTCCACTCTTCACCGGGTTTCAAGGCTATTGGGTTTTCGATAACTGCTGAATCCACACACACCATTTTTTTGTAATCTGCATCACCTAAATCTGGCAGAGCTTTTGCTTTCTTATCCCAAGGGTTCCACACAACTGCATATCACAACCTTCTCTTAATAATAGTAGTGCCCAAAAAACAAGGTCTTCAATGTAAAACCCAAGtgtaaataaagtaaagtaCCTGCATCACACATGGCTTCTTTGCGGAGTTCATATGTCACTTTCCTCTCGTGATCAATCACAGCTATCTTCGATGGTGTGCTTAGATAGGCTCGGTCGAGCTATGAAGAAGCAGATAACAAACAATTAAGTGATTGCATATGGTTTTTAATTCCAAAAAAAAGACACATGATGCAGCATGATATAACTTTTGAACTCAAATGCTTCTTTCGTGATATTTTGCATAACAAAAGATAAGAAATAATCAGTGGCCAAAGTAATACAACATGGTCCTAGACTACTAGTCAGAAATCAAAATGAAGGCACATAAAGCGGGAATAATGAGGGTGAGATTAAAAGCACTACCTCACAGTCGAAAGTTATTGCATCAGCCTGTTCAGTACATCTTTCTCCTTGCAACAAGTGATCAAAGTAATCTAGCGTCTCCAAGCCCTCGACACGCACTTCACTGCAAAATTATATGGCATCATTCAACCGATCCGAAGGTATAATAACTGGTATAAGTAAGGATTGAATTGCTCATCAATTTGCTATAAACTAATGTGAACCTAGTATGGACTGATTATTATACTACACAACTGAGACAAATGAAACAGGAAAATGTCATGATATTTTTTAACTTAAAGCAAGAGTAGTAATGGAATGAGGTGGGTAAACCTGATATCAGAAACAGGCATGTAATTACGCAGCGCAAATGTGAAAGTGAATGGCCTGCTATCAGTATTCCGCACGCGAGGGATCCATGTGATCTTTCCAGCACTCAAAGAAATACGTATACGCAACTCAAATCTGCATATAGAAGCAGAACACCATTGAAACATAAGACCAAAAATTCTAGATTACTACTTAGTGCTTACTAAAGGGATTTACATTACTTGCACCCTCACCTGTGTGGCCAAGTCTTCAGGTCATCATCAGTGGACTTCAAGACGAGATCTATTGTTGATGGGGTGCTGCCTGAAGTTGAAGTCGAAGTCgaggtcgaggtcgaggtcGAAGTTGAAGGCGAAGGCAAAGGTGAAGGAGACTTGTCAACTGACCATAACCTGTTCCTTGCAAATCCATGTTGCTCCAGTGTACCAAGATTCGAAAACTAAAAGTGCAATCAAAGTATAAGAATCCATCCAATCAGTGTGACAGATGTAAATAATTTATACAAGTTCCAAACTAACCTGTGGAAAGCAAATTGGTACGCCACCCCTTATGGATTTTGACACATTCCACGCAGCCTAAAACACAACAAGAGATGTACAACTCTTAAATTAACAATTGCCGTCACTATCCTGGGTAACTCTGATAGACTTAATACTCAAAATTATTTTCAGCTGATGCTAATAAATACAACATCTTCTAATCTGCATAATGCAATTATGCCATTCATAAACTTGAAAACTCACCCTACTGCTGATGAAGAGCAACTCTTGTCTTCTCTCATTCTTCCAGGAAACCACTTGCGCACCAAACAAGAGAATCTGAGGCCACAAATAAAAAGGTAGAGTACATTTCCCCTCAACCATCATGCAGAAATCCACCCTCTGGTTAGACAGAGCTAGTCTTATTCTACACCAGTTGAACTACGAAATTCATCTTTCTATGTGTAAAACTtgcactcagtgaacacattctATTATATCTTAATCAAGATTCCCTACCAGTCATATTTTTCTTGAAAACTGAAAGCCTGCCTCTCAAATCCATACTACCATAATCATCATTGCCATCACCAAGCCATTTTTTGCTACTTATAGTCCTGAATTATGGAGCTATGACACAATCCAACCCAAATGGAGAACTGTTGTGTCAAAATCTATTTAACAAGTTTTGCAATGGTTCAAGCCTTCCACTAACCACAAAATCTACAAATCATCAAACTGGCTCTTATGCACGCTCATATGAAAAAGAAACAGAAAATCTATACATGAAGGACTGCAGAACCTATCTTTCAAATGAAAACTATACTTTTGCCATGAAGGACTACAGAACCTATACTTCAAATCTTGGCTCGAATGCACATTCATATGAAAACGAAACAAACAAATCTTGCCAATTTTCTACTTAGAGTCCCAAATTATGGAGCTATGACACAATCCAACCCAAATGGAGAAGTGGTGTGTCAAAATCTGTTATCCAAATTTTGCAATCTTCTTAATCTCACATTAACAATTTTTTCCTTAGTGACTTGAATCAAGTTTTTCAATGGTCCACGCCTTCCACAAACCACACAATCTACAAATCATCAAATTGTCCCGTATGCACGCTCATAtggaaaagaaacaaaaatatctTGCCATGAAGGACTACAGAACCTATACTTCAGAAGATTATCAAGATACTTACACTCCAATATGAGAACCTAGAATTCAAAAGATTTATCAAGATAATCACATTCCAATATGAGAAACTAGACTTCaaaggatttatcaagataatCACACTCCAATATGAGAACATATACTTCAAAAGATTCATCAAGATAATCACACTACAATATGAGAACCTATACTTCAAAAGATTTATCAACATAATCACACTCCAATATGAAAACCTATTCTTCAAAAGATTTATCAAAGATAATCACACTCCACTATGAAAACAGTACCACAATTTAACAAAGAAATAGCAAAAATCATTACAATAACAACACGAGACGAACCTCCGCAGTGTAACCGCTCGGCTCCGACAGAAGAAGCTTCGGCGATGCATCACGTTCATGGATGAAACTATACGACTGGCGGTTCATTTTCtcaatttctcctttaaattccTCAGAATGCGCGGTCCCCCGCCTAcgcataaaaaatgaaatgagaaacACGCaccaaaagaaaagagtggATCGAGCTAGACTCGAGAAAACATTGATAAAATCACGGATCAATTAGATTCAGGATTCCGCACCTGAAAATCGATTATAACTACGGAATCGGGTGATCACTCAGTGCGATCTGAAAATTCGAACTCCACGCGAGAAACTCGACGATCAAATGGAGAATTTCAGAAATTTACTTTGCTTCACGTACTGAAAATGAAATCATGCAGTAATCAAATGCAGTTATGGGAATTGGAAATTTGGTGATGGTGACGGTTTTTTAATCTGATCATTCATATTCGGATTCGGATGCTATATATTTTGGGCAGAAATAGGGTGGGAAATGTAAATTACAAAAGTTGGTGAACTTGAATTGACTTGGGCCTTTTTAACTTCTGTTGGGCCTCATTTATTTATCTGGGCCTGTACAAAAAGTAGTTTTCTTCCAAAACAAAATCCTCTTCTTGATGCAGAAACCAATTTTACTGATACTTTCGTCCACGTGAAATAGTCTCGTAAATAGATCAATGGATGATTGATATTTAATACACAATTAGTAATATATGAGAGAAAAGAATGAGTAACAAAGTTAGGTGGACATAACAAAAtgcaaaatgagactatttttatgaATAGAAGAAATATagaattagtaaaatatgaagGAGAACTAAAATTGATTGAAGTATCGTCAGTTGAAGATGAAAAAGTACAGAGATTTAGGGAAAAAGCGAGGgttaatatttaaataagttGATGCATTAAGATAATGTATTTTCTGAATCTTGCCAAACAAAATAGAACAAAGATTAATTTTTGTAgacatatcaaaataaaaaaaaatagagtattGGTTATGGAGTATGTGTTGATGGACAACTACAATGTCGTCGAAGAGTTCAATTGCCGGAATTGAATCTTTCTACTTTTTGTACAACTGTCGAAATTAAATGTCAATAATTTTGTGTGATTTTTGACTGTTGTAATGCGAGAAGGAGATCACGTCGGGGTGGGGGAAGTGTTTATATTTATATGGGAACATTGTTTAGGAGAAACGGGAAAGCTGAATtgaatatttttggaaattttaacTATTCAAATGTCGTACTAATGTCACTTCATCTTTAATTTTGTCACGTAAATTTTGATTTGGCCAAAAATCTTATATACTGAGAAATTCGCTACCgagttaaaattcataatttttccaccactttttttattttgtcaaaaatatcaaaattcgaTATAGTTCATTATTTTAGCAACTAatagaacaaaaaaaacatGCAAACAATGCCCACTTTTGGTGTGAATGgaatgaaaatatttaaaaagaataCCCTCTTCTCCCTCAGTTGCCATTCACGTAGCAATGCACGACTGATCGTGCGTTGGTGTAATGAAGGGTAATTTCGTAACAATATCTCTGACTCTCTCCCTCTCACACACGCCTCAACTCAACCAGTTAGTTAGCTTGTAAAatgaggaagaatttggataggAAAAACAGAATTTAGCATACATATTTTTTGTTATGGAATGGGTTCTCAATTTGCAAATGCATTTGGAGAAACAAGTAGAGATGATAAATATTGAAAGCAGTGACACCATAGATTACAAAGAGAAGAGCAACTGACTTGGTATTAAATTAGCAAGCAATACGCCGCCGTATAAAGGCCAAAACAGATTACACCCTATCTTCTCGTTTTTACCCTTTCCGTCTATTATATTCGATTCTCAACTTATCAATAATGATTTATCTTTGCCCATGTGACCAAAGGAGCCcatgttttcttcattttttctaTCTATCTTATATATGTATCTACTCTTTCATTTCATACATTCAATGTTGTTTTATGATCAACAAACCTCCCATATATAATACAATATGATATcatgttttactttttttgtttttccaatCCCAATGATTTTTTCCAAGTATAAGATATTACTACTATTCATGtggaaatgataatataa
This portion of the Salvia splendens isolate huo1 chromosome 10, SspV2, whole genome shotgun sequence genome encodes:
- the LOC121750882 gene encoding probable lipid II flippase MurJ isoform X4, which gives rise to MIKARIAFGLSFPTDSPLQSPPSPSPSPIGRPSLRFSRAEASPHRFRRIQIAFRAEKSFSSSPHKDDFSHAQVVVPPGDKSVSAATLVGVATLVSKILGLLREVIMASVFGVGPVATAFKYAWVLPGFSSSLLGGVNGPIHIIMSTTLSKLPEERGKKLFQHLTTIMFLVGGAVGAFVYIFPDFVVQIYAPGLWVLAEGQIIREIAIKQLKMMTPCIVLAGPVGLGFGYMSAQGNDVLPCISPALSSSLVIASCLVCALTSRLNGYSAGASLLSYAVSIGLFLQWIIQVIVLRRRWSDITPYALITIFKSVDVYQFFSLLLPATVSSGLAQIASFTDLFFASLIPGAAAGLSYAYLLVIAPLGALSSIIVLPLVPKFSKLVKTSSWESLANDLERALLLCMVLLLPIFSVMRSLVEPIIHILFERCAFDSSASALVSTLFLAYSLGTPLFIAKDLLVAVFYALGDGKRPFLVSAGAVALNAVLDWLSVSRFNLGAKGLALSTSFTAALSVLILFHLLKGKLSVMLQ
- the LOC121750882 gene encoding probable lipid II flippase MurJ isoform X2, with amino-acid sequence MIKARIAFGLSFPTDSPLQSPPSPSPSPIGRPSLRFSRAEASPHRFRRIQIAFRAEKSFSSSPHKDDFSHAQVVVPPGDKSVSAATLVGVATLVSKILGLLREVIMASVFGVGPVATAFKYAWVLPGFSSSLLGGVNGPIHIIMSTTLSKLPEERGKKLFQHLTTIMFLVGGAVGAFVYIFPDFVVQIYAPGLWVLAEGQIIREIAIKQLKMMTPCIVLAGPVGLGFGYMSAQGNDVLPCISPALSSSLVIASCLVCALTSRLNGYSAGASLLSYAVSIGLFLQWIIQVIVLRRRWSDITPYALITIFKSVDVYQFFSLLLPATVSSGLAQIASFTDLFFASLIPGAAAGLSYAYLLVIAPLGALSSIIVLPLVPKFSKLVKTSSWESLANDLERALLLCMVLLLPIFSVMRSLVEPIIHILFERCAFDSSASALVSTLFLAFFYALGDGKRPFLVSAGAVALNAVLDWLSVSRFNLGAKGLALSTSFTAALSVLILFHLLKGKLSGLSSYAAMIYPTTLLLICCITSNITTSVAYSLMHVSVASTLLSRYNLMMELFTLSMAGAFGLIGFFVPAVLLHLCGFELARDLYRMVIMPQSLTPMTKSF
- the LOC121750882 gene encoding probable lipid II flippase MurJ isoform X3, with the protein product MIKARIAFGLSFPTDSPLQSPPSPSPSPIGRPSLRFSRAEASPHRFRRIQIAFRAEKSFSSSPHKDDFSHAQVVVPPGDKSVSAATLVGVATLVSKILGLLREVIMASVFGVGPVATAFKYAWVLPGFSSSLLGGVNGPIHIIMSTTLSKLPEERGKKLFQHLTTIMFLVGGAVGAFVYIFPDFVVQIYAPGLWVLAEGQIIREIAIKQLKMMTPCIVLAGPVGLGFGYMSAQGNDVLPCISPALSSSLVIASCLVCALTSRLNGYSAGASLLSYAVSIGLFLQWIIQVIVLRRRWSDITPYALITIFKSVDVYQFFSLLLPATVSSGLAQIASFTDLFFASLIPGAAAGLSYAYLLVIAPLGALSSIIVLPLVPKFSKLVKVLLLPIFSVMRSLVEPIIHILFERCAFDSSASALVSTLFLAYSLGTPLFIAKDLLVAVFYALGDGKRPFLVSAGAVALNAVLDWLSVSRFNLGAKGLALSTSFTAALSVLILFHLLKGKLSGLSSYAAMIYPTTLLLICCITSNITTSVAYSLMHVSVASTLLSRYNLMMELFTLSMAGAFGLIGFFVPAVLLHLCGFELARDLYRMVIMPQSLTPMTKSF
- the LOC121750882 gene encoding probable lipid II flippase MurJ isoform X1, producing the protein MIKARIAFGLSFPTDSPLQSPPSPSPSPIGRPSLRFSRAEASPHRFRRIQIAFRAEKSFSSSPHKDDFSHAQVVVPPGDKSVSAATLVGVATLVSKILGLLREVIMASVFGVGPVATAFKYAWVLPGFSSSLLGGVNGPIHIIMSTTLSKLPEERGKKLFQHLTTIMFLVGGAVGAFVYIFPDFVVQIYAPGLWVLAEGQIIREIAIKQLKMMTPCIVLAGPVGLGFGYMSAQGNDVLPCISPALSSSLVIASCLVCALTSRLNGYSAGASLLSYAVSIGLFLQWIIQVIVLRRRWSDITPYALITIFKSVDVYQFFSLLLPATVSSGLAQIASFTDLFFASLIPGAAAGLSYAYLLVIAPLGALSSIIVLPLVPKFSKLVKTSSWESLANDLERALLLCMVLLLPIFSVMRSLVEPIIHILFERCAFDSSASALVSTLFLAYSLGTPLFIAKDLLVAVFYALGDGKRPFLVSAGAVALNAVLDWLSVSRFNLGAKGLALSTSFTAALSVLILFHLLKGKLSGLSSYAAMIYPTTLLLICCITSNITTSVAYSLMHVSVASTLLSRYNLMMELFTLSMAGAFGLIGFFVPAVLLHLCGFELARDLYRMVIMPQSLTPMTKSF
- the LOC121750939 gene encoding putative glucose-6-phosphate 1-epimerase — translated: MNRQSYSFIHERDASPKLLLSEPSGYTAEILLFGAQVVSWKNERRQELLFISSRAAWNVSKSIRGGVPICFPQFSNLGTLEQHGFARNRLWSVDKSPSPLPSPSTSTSTSTSTSTSTSGSTPSTIDLVLKSTDDDLKTWPHRFELRIRISLSAGKITWIPRVRNTDSRPFTFTFALRNYMPVSDISEVRVEGLETLDYFDHLLQGERCTEQADAITFDCELDRAYLSTPSKIAVIDHERKVTYELRKEAMCDAVVWNPWDKKAKALPDLGDADYKKMVCVDSAVIENPIALKPGEEWKGRQDLIYVSSSYFSGTLDPSKVLGYMGMK